The proteins below are encoded in one region of Manis javanica isolate MJ-LG chromosome 8, MJ_LKY, whole genome shotgun sequence:
- the PIERCE2 gene encoding piercer of microtubule wall 2 protein isoform X1: protein MSTSLQEKIAFAEKLTKTSRMTEYDMLEFILHLVPRNPERSMSRGPRPATGGPALSFPNPGPQPALHCVDYFPNKKSTSASNSDTEMKPEQLPPCVNPGNPVFSCMLDPKTLYTATSLSKPKMIMYKTNSSNYGAFLPMPQFFPCSYTPKEQVFSSHIRATGFYQNNTLNTAPDRTRTLDFPNFQHTL, encoded by the exons ATGTCGACATCGCTGCAGGAAAAAATCGCGTTTGCTGAAAAATTAACGAAGACATCGAGAATGACCGAGTATGACATG ctagaatttatcttacatttggtgccgagaAACCCGGAAAGGAGCATGAGCAGAGGGCCCCGACCAGCCACCGGTGgccctgccctctccttccccaacccgggacctcagcctgctctccactgcgtggactattttccg aataagaAAAGTACTTCAGCTTCAAATTCAGACACAGAAATGAAACCTGAACAACTGCCTCCTTGTGTGAATCCTGGCAATCCTGTGTTTTCATGCATGTTGGATCCAAAAACACTCTATACAGCTACCTCACTATCTAAACCTAAGATGATTATGTACAAAACCAACTCAAGTAATTATGGTGCATTTTTACCTATGCCACAGTTTTTTCCCTGCAGTTATACTCCAAAGGAGCAAGTATTTTCAAGCCATATCAGAGCTActggattttatcaaaataaCACTCTGAACACTGCACCTGACAGAACCAGAACCCTTGATTTTCCTAATTTTCAACATACTCTGTGA
- the PIERCE2 gene encoding piercer of microtubule wall 2 protein isoform X3 produces MSTSLQEKIAFAEKLTKTSRMTEYDMNKKSTSASNSDTEMKPEQLPPCVNPGNPVFSCMLDPKTLYTATSLSKPKMIMYKTNSSNYGAFLPMPQFFPCSYTPKEQVFSSHIRATGFYQNNTLNTAPDRTRTLDFPNFQHTL; encoded by the exons ATGTCGACATCGCTGCAGGAAAAAATCGCGTTTGCTGAAAAATTAACGAAGACATCGAGAATGACCGAGTATGACATG aataagaAAAGTACTTCAGCTTCAAATTCAGACACAGAAATGAAACCTGAACAACTGCCTCCTTGTGTGAATCCTGGCAATCCTGTGTTTTCATGCATGTTGGATCCAAAAACACTCTATACAGCTACCTCACTATCTAAACCTAAGATGATTATGTACAAAACCAACTCAAGTAATTATGGTGCATTTTTACCTATGCCACAGTTTTTTCCCTGCAGTTATACTCCAAAGGAGCAAGTATTTTCAAGCCATATCAGAGCTActggattttatcaaaataaCACTCTGAACACTGCACCTGACAGAACCAGAACCCTTGATTTTCCTAATTTTCAACATACTCTGTGA
- the PIERCE2 gene encoding piercer of microtubule wall 2 protein isoform X2 → MSRGPRPATGGPALSFPNPGPQPALHCVDYFPNKKSTSASNSDTEMKPEQLPPCVNPGNPVFSCMLDPKTLYTATSLSKPKMIMYKTNSSNYGAFLPMPQFFPCSYTPKEQVFSSHIRATGFYQNNTLNTAPDRTRTLDFPNFQHTL, encoded by the exons ATGAGCAGAGGGCCCCGACCAGCCACCGGTGgccctgccctctccttccccaacccgggacctcagcctgctctccactgcgtggactattttccg aataagaAAAGTACTTCAGCTTCAAATTCAGACACAGAAATGAAACCTGAACAACTGCCTCCTTGTGTGAATCCTGGCAATCCTGTGTTTTCATGCATGTTGGATCCAAAAACACTCTATACAGCTACCTCACTATCTAAACCTAAGATGATTATGTACAAAACCAACTCAAGTAATTATGGTGCATTTTTACCTATGCCACAGTTTTTTCCCTGCAGTTATACTCCAAAGGAGCAAGTATTTTCAAGCCATATCAGAGCTActggattttatcaaaataaCACTCTGAACACTGCACCTGACAGAACCAGAACCCTTGATTTTCCTAATTTTCAACATACTCTGTGA